The sequence GGGCGTAGTGACGGTTCGGGGATTCGTATTCGACGTGTGCGGTCGAGATCGTGATGCCACGAGCCTTTTCTTCCGGCGCGGCGTCGATCGCGGAGTAATCCTTGAACTCGCCACCGAAGCGCTCGGCGCCGATCTTGGTCAGCGCGGCGGTCAGCGTGGTCTTGCCGTGATCGACGTGACCGATGGTGCCGACGTTGACGTGCGGCTTGGTGCGTTCGAACTTACCCTTTGCCATTGTTGTATACCTTGAATTTGAAAAGAGGGAGGTAAAGACCTGAGTTTACGCTCAGGCCTTCTTGATCACGGTTTCGGCGATGTTGTTCGGCGCCGGCTCGTAGTGGTCGAATTCCATCGTGAACGTTGCGCGACCCTGGGTCTGCGAACGCAGCGAGGTGGCGTAACCGAACATTTCGCCCAGCGGGATCATCGCGTTGATGACGCTGGCCGAACCGTCACCGGTGGTGTCGGAACCCTGCAGAACGCCACGACGACGGCTCACGTCGCCCATCACGTCACCCTGGTAATCCTCCGGGGTCACGATCTCGACCTTCATGATCGGCTCCAGCAGCACCGGCTTGGCCTTGGCGAAGCCCTGCTTGAAGGCCATCGACGATGCCAGCTTGAACGCCATTTCCGAGGAGTCGACGTCGTGGTACGAACCGAACACCAGCTTCACCTTGACGTCCACGACCGGGAAGCCAGCCAGCGGACCGCTGGTGATGGTTTCGCGCAGGCCCTTTTCGATCGACGGGATGAATTCCTTCGGAATCACGCCACCGGTGATGTCGTTGATGAACAGGAAGTCGTCCTTGATGTTCGGAGCGATCTTCGGGTCGGCACGGTCTTCAGCGGTGATCGGCGACAGTTCGATCACGACGTGACCGTACTGACCCTTACCACCGGACTGCTTGGCGTGCTTGTAGTCCGACTTGACGTCGGCCATCTGGATGGTTTCGCGGTAGGCCACCTGCGGCTTGCCGACGTTGGCTTCAACGTTGAACTCGCGCTTCATGCGGTCGACGATGATGTCCAGGTGCAGCTCGCCCATGCCCGAGATGATGGTCTGGCCGGATTCTTCGTCGGTCTTGACGCGGAACGACGGATCTTCCTGGGCCAGGCGGCCGAGGGCCAGGCCCATCTTTTCCTGGTCGGACTTGGTCTTCGGTTCGACGGCCATCGAGATGACCGGCTCCGGGAACACCATGCGCTCCAGGATGATCGGGTGTTCCTGCGAGCACAGGGTGTCACCGGTGGTGGTGTCCTTCAGGCCCACGGCAGCAGCGATGTCACCGGCCAGCACTTCCTTGATCTCTTCGCGATCGTTGGAGTGCATCTGCAGGATGCGGCCGATGCGCTCCTTCTTGCCCTTGACCGAGTTCAGCAGCTGGTCGCCGGCATTCAGGGTGCCCGAGTAGACACGGAAGAAGGTCAGCGCGCCCACGAACGGGTCGGTGATGATCTTGAAGGCCAGCGCGGAGAACGGCGCCTTGTCGTCGGACTTGCGGCTCAGGGCGACGTTTTCGTCGTCCACGTCGGTACCGGTCACGTCCGGCACGTCGACCGGCGACGGCAGCAGCTGCACCACGCCGTCCAGCATGGCCTGCACGCCCTTGTTCTTGAACGCCGAACCGCAGTACATCGGCACGATTTCGGTGGCCAGGGTACGGGTACGCAGGGCGTTGATGATTTCAGCCTCGACCAGCTCTTCGCCGCCCAGGTACTTTTCCATCAGCTCTTCGCTGGCTTCAGCCGCGGCTTCGATCATGAAGGTACGGGCTTCTTCGGCCTCATCCTTCAGCTCAGCCGGGATCTCCAGGTACTCGAACTTCATGCCCTGGGAAGCTTCATCCCAATGGATGGCCTTCATCTTGACCAGGTCGATCACGCCCTTGAAGTTGTCTTCGGCGCCGATCGGCAGCTGCATCGGAACGGCAACGGCACCCAGCTTGGCGCGCAGCTGGCTGGCGACCTTGGTGAAGTTGGCACCGGTACGGTCCATCTTGTTCACGAACGCGATGCGCGGCACCTTGTACCGGTTGGCCTGGCGCCACACGGTTTCGGACTGCGGCTGCACGCCACCGACGGCGCACAGCACGAACACCGCACCGTCGAGCACGCGCAGCGAGCGCTCCACTTCGATGGTGAAGTCGACGTGTCCGGGGGTGTCGATGATGTTGAAGCGGTGCTCCGGCAGGGACTTGTCCATGCCCTTCCAGAACGCGGTGGTCGCAGCGGACTGGATCGTGATGCCACGCTCCTGCTCCTGCTCCATCCAGTCCATGGTGGCAGCGCCGTCGTGCACTTCACCGATCTTGTGGCTCTTGCCGGTGTAGAACAGGATGCGTTCGGACGTGGTGGTCTTGCCGGCATCGATGTGGGCCATGATGCCGAAGTTGCGGTAACGCTCGATGGGAGTGGTGCGGGCCACGGGAGCCTCTCAATTTCTTGGAATTCGGATGGCCGAACGCCGCCTTTCGGCGGCCTTCGGATTGGCGCAGCCCTTCTGGGGCCGCGAGGCAGCACCTTAATGGTGCTGCCGTGCCTGTTTTACAAGGCCGTCAAACTCACCAGCGGTAGTGGGCGAAGGCCTTGTTGGCTTCGGCCATGCGGTGGGTTTCTTCGCGCTTCTTGATGGCGCCACCACGGTTTTCCGAGGCATCCAGCAGTTCTGCAGCCAGCTTCTTCGGCATGGTGTTCTCACCACGCTTACGGGCCGAGTCGATCAGCCAGCGCATGGCCAGGGCCATCTTGCGCGACGAACGCACTTCGACCGGCACCTGGTAGGTCGCACCGCCGACGCGGCGGGACTTCACTTCGACCGACGGAGCCACGTTGTCCAGAGCCTTCTGCACCAGCTCGATGGAGTTCGGGTTCTTTTCGCTGATCACGTCCATGGCGCCATAGACGATCTTTTCGGCGACCGACTTCTTGCCGCTCAGCATCACCATGTTGATGAAGCGCGCGATGGTTTCACTTCCGTGCTTCGGATCCGGCAGGACAGAGCGCTGCGGCGTATTACCTTTACGAGACATGTGTACTTTCCCTTAGCTCTTCGGACGCTTGGCGCCGTACTTGGAACGGCCCTGGCGACGCTTGGCAACGCCGGAGGCGTCCAGCGAACCACGAACGGTGTGGTAACGCACACCCGGCAGGTCCTTGACGCGACCGCCGCGGATCAGGACCACGGAGTGCTCCTGCAGGTTGTGGCCTTCGCCACCGATGTAGCTGATGACCTCTTCCTGGTTGGTCAGGCGGACCTTGGCAACCTTGCGGAGGGCCGAGTTCGGCTTCTTCGGGGTGGTGGTGTACACACGGGTGCAGACGCCACGGCGCTGCGGGCACTTTTCAAGAGCCGGGGAGGCACTCTTGTAAGTGGTTGCCTGCCGCGGCTTGCGGACAAGCTGATTGATCGTCGCCATCAGTAAGTTCTTCTGAGATGAGGCCGAGGGAAAAAACGGCCATGAGTGCGGAAATGTGCAAGCAGGCCGGTGAAAACTGGCCTGCTGAGACAGACGATTGTAGCAACCCTCCGAAAACGCGGTCAACCGCGCGCACGGAAGGCCAGCCCTGATCCCGGGCCGTTACTGGGGCGCCTTCTCCTTGCCCCCCGTTCAGGTTGTCTACCAGTCCCCTTTCGAGGACCGGCGGGCATCCTACAGCATTGCTGGCGCAAGCGCCAGCCTTGCCGGTTGGGAAGGCACGACCAACGGCCGTGCCCTACCCCGTTCACATCACTCGTCGGTCGAGTCGACTTCCGGAGCGGCTTCCACCGCTGCGGCTGCCACCGGTGCCGCTTCAGCCACGACCGGCGAGCCGGCCAGGGTCTGCAGCTCCGACTCGGTCAGCCCGGAGGCGTTGCGACGACGGTTGGCGTGGTAGGCCAGGCCGGTACCGGCCGGGATCAGGCGGCCGACGATGACGTTTTCCTTCAGGCCGCGCAGGTTGTCCGAGGTGCCGCGGACGGCAGCTTCGGTCAGCACGCGGGTGGTTTCCTGGAACGACGCAGCCGAGATGAACGACTCGGTCGCCAGCGACGCCTTGGTGATGCCCAGCAGGACCGGGTCGAAACGGGCGATGAGCTCGTTGCGGGTGGTCAGGCGTGCATTTTCCTCGATGACGCGCTGGCGCTCGGCCTGCTCGCCATTCAGGAACTTGCTGCTGCCCTGGTCGGTGATTTCGACCTTGCGCAGCATCTGGCGGGTGATCACTTCAATGTGCTTGTCGTTGATCTTCACGCCCTGCAGGCGGTACACGTCCTGGATTTCCTTGACCAGGTAGGCGGCCAGCGGTTCGACACCCAGCAGGCGCAGGATGTCCTGCGGGCTCGGCTCGCCGTCCACGATGGTTTCGCCCTTGGTCACGTGCTCGCCTTCGAACACGATCACCTGGCGGTACTTCGGGATCAGCTCTTCGTGTTCCGAACCATCGGTGTCCTTGATGATCAGGCGCTGCTTGCCCTTGGTGTCCTTGCCGAAGCTGATGATGCCCGAACGCTCGGCCAGGATCGCCGGATCCTTCGGCTTGCGCGCTTCGAACAGATCGGCCACGCGCGGCAGACCACCGGTGATGTCACGGGTCTTGGACGCTTCCTGCGGGATCTTGGCGACCACGTCGCCCACGCCGACGGCGGCGCCGTCCTGCAGGTTGACGATGGAGCGCGGCGGCAGCAGGTACTGGGCCGGCAGATCGGTGTTCGGGATGGTCAGGTCATTGCCCTTGGCATCCACGATGCGCACGATCGGGCGCAGCTCCTTGGCCTGCGAACCACGACGCTTCGGGTCGGTGATTTCACGCGACGCCAGGCCGGTCAGTTCGTCGGTCTTCTCGATGACGGTGACGCCGTCGATGAAGTCGATGAAGCGGATGAAACCGGCCACTTCCGAAACGATCGGGTGGTTATGCGGATCCCAGTTGGCCACGGTCTGGCCAGCCTTGACCGCGTCGCCGTCCTTGGTCGCGATCATAGAGCCGTACGGCAGCTTGTAACGCTCACGCTCACGACCGTGCGCGTCGAGCACCGAGATTTCACCCGAGCGCGAGACCGCGACCAGGGAACCATTGGCGTGTTCGACCGACTTCAGGTTGTTGAACTTCACCGAACCGGTGGTCTTGACCGTGATGTTGTCCACGGCTGCCGCACGCGATGCCGCACCACCGATGTGGAAGGTACGCATGGTCAGCTGAGTACCCGGCTCACCGATCGACTGCGCGGCGATGACGCCGACAGCTTCGCCGATGTTGACCAGGTGGCCACGGGCCAGGTCGCGACCGTAGCAATGGCCGCAGACGCCGAATGCCGATTCGCAGCTGATGGTCGAGCGCACCTTGATGCTCTGCACGCCGGCATCTTCCAGCTTGGCGACCCAGGCTTCGTCGAGCAGGGTGTTGCGGGTCACGATCGGATCTTCGTCGTTGCCCGGCAGGAACACGTCCTCGGCCACGACACGACCCAGCACGCGGTCCTTCAACGGCTCCACGACGTCGCCGCCTTCCACGATCGGGGTCATGGTCAGGCCTTCGGTGGTACCGCAATCCACTTCGGTGATGACCACGTCCTGCGCCACGTCGACCAGTCGACGGGTCAGGTAACCCGAGTTCGCGGTCTTCAGCGCGGTATCGGCCAGACCCTTACGGGCACCGTGGGTGGAGTTGAAGTACTCCTGCACGTTCAGGCCTTCACGGAAGTTCGCCTTGATGGGCGTTTCGATGATCGAGCCATCCGGACGGGCCATCAGGCCACGCATGCCGGCCAGCTGGCGGATCTGCGCCTGGCTGCCTCGCGCACCGGAGTCGGCCATGATGTACAGCGAGTTCATCGACTTCTGGTCGATGGTCTCGCCCTTGGCATTGACCACCTTTTCGGTACCGATGGTGTCCATCATCGCCTTGGCGATGCGTTCATTGGTACGCGACCAGATGTCGACCACCTTGTTGTAACGCTCACCGGCGGTGACCAGGCCCGACTGGTACTGCTCCTGGATTTCCAGCACTTCGGCTTCGGCTTCGGTGAGGATGCCGCGCTTCTCGTCCGGGATCAGCATGTCGTCGATACCGATCGACACGCCCGCACGGGTTGCGTAGGCAAAGCCGGTGTACATCAGCTTGTCGGCGAACACGACGGTGTCCTTCAAGCCCAGCTGGCGGTAGCTGGAGTTGATCAGGCGGCTGATGTTCTTCTTGGTCAGCTCGGTGTTGGCCAGCGCGAACGGCAGGCCTTCCGGCAGGATTTCGGCCAGCAGGGCGCGACCGATCGTGGTCTCCACGATCGAGCTCTTCTTCTGCTTGTCGCCGTTCTCGTCGGTCACCACTTCGGTGATGCGGACCTTGACCTTGGCGTGCAGTTCCACCACGCGGTTGTCGTAGGCGCGCTTCACTTCGGCGATGTTGGCGAAGGCCATGCCCTCGCCCTTCTTGTTTTCCAGGGCACGGGTCATGTAGTACAGACCCAGCACCACGTCCTGCGACGGCACGATGATCGGCTCGCCGTTGGCCGGCGACAGGATGTTGTTGGTGGACATCATCAGCGCACGCGCTTCCAGCTGGGCTTCCAGCGAGAGCGGCACGTGGACGGCCATCTGGTCACCGTCGAAGTCGGCGTTGAACGCAGTACAGACCAGCGGATGCAGCTGGATCGCCTTGCCTTCGATCAACACCGGCTCGAACGCCTGGATGCCCAGGCGGTGCAGGGTCGGCGCACGGTTCAGCATGACCGGGTGTTCGCGGATGACCTCTTCCAGGATGTCCCAGACTTCGGCTTCTTCGCGCTCGACCAGCTTCTTGGCGGCCTTGATGGTGGTGGCCAGGCCACGACGCTGCAGCTTGGCGAACACGAACGGCTTGAACAGTTCCAGCGCCATCTTCTTCGGCAGGCCGCACTGGTGCAGGCGCAGGTACGGACCGACCACGATGACCGAACGGCCCGAGTAGTCCACGCGCTTGCCCAGCAGATTCTGGCGGAAGCGACCCTGCTTGCCCTTGATCATGTCGGCCAGCGACTTCAGCGGGCGCTTGTTGGTGCCGGTGATGGCACGGCCACGACGGCCGTTGTCCAGCAGCGCATCGACCGATTCCTGCAGCATGCGCTTTTCATTGCGCACGATGATGTCCGGCGCGTTCAGCTCGAGCAGGCGGCGCAGGCGGTTGTTGCGGTTGATGACGCGGCGGTACAGGTCGTTCAGGTCGGAGGTCGCGAAGCGGCCACCGTCCAGCGGCACCAGCGGACGCAGGTCCGGCGGCAGCACCGGCAGCACGGTCATGACCATCCACTCCGGACGGTTGCCCGATTCCAGGAAGGCTTCGACCAGCTTGATGCGCTTGGTGAGGCGCTTGAGCTTGGTTTCCGAACCGGTGCTGGCGATTTCTTCGCGCAGGCGGGTCATTTCCGACTGCAGGTCGATGGTGCGCAGCAGTTCGTACACGGCCTCGGCGCCCATGGCGGCGTCGAAGTCGTCGCCGTGCTCCTGGCGGGCCTGCAGGAACTGTTCTTCGGTCAGCAGCTGGCGGCGCTCCAGGGCGGTCAGGCCCGGCTCGGTCACCACGTAGGCTTCGAAGTACAGCACGCGCTCGATGTCGCGCAGGGTCATGTCCAGCATCAGGCCGATGCGCGACGGCAGCGACTTGAGGAACCAGATGTGTGCGACCGGCGAAGCCAGGTCGATGTGGCCCATGCGCTCACGGCGCACCTTGGCCAGGGTCACTTCGGTGCCGCACTTTTCGCAGACCACGCCGCGGTGCTTCATGCGCTTGTACTTGCCGCACAGGCACTCGTAGTCCTTGACCGGCCCGAAGATGGCGGCGCAGAACAGGCCGTCACGCTCCGGCTTGAAGGTACGGTAGTTGATGGTTTCCGGCTTCTTCACTTCGCCGAAGGACCACGAACGGATCAGGTCCGGCGAGGCCAGCGCGATCTTGATCGCGTCGAAGTCCAGCGTCTGGCGCTGCTGGTTGAAGAGGTTGAG comes from Stenotrophomonas bentonitica and encodes:
- the fusA gene encoding elongation factor G, coding for MARTTPIERYRNFGIMAHIDAGKTTTSERILFYTGKSHKIGEVHDGAATMDWMEQEQERGITIQSAATTAFWKGMDKSLPEHRFNIIDTPGHVDFTIEVERSLRVLDGAVFVLCAVGGVQPQSETVWRQANRYKVPRIAFVNKMDRTGANFTKVASQLRAKLGAVAVPMQLPIGAEDNFKGVIDLVKMKAIHWDEASQGMKFEYLEIPAELKDEAEEARTFMIEAAAEASEELMEKYLGGEELVEAEIINALRTRTLATEIVPMYCGSAFKNKGVQAMLDGVVQLLPSPVDVPDVTGTDVDDENVALSRKSDDKAPFSALAFKIITDPFVGALTFFRVYSGTLNAGDQLLNSVKGKKERIGRILQMHSNDREEIKEVLAGDIAAAVGLKDTTTGDTLCSQEHPIILERMVFPEPVISMAVEPKTKSDQEKMGLALGRLAQEDPSFRVKTDEESGQTIISGMGELHLDIIVDRMKREFNVEANVGKPQVAYRETIQMADVKSDYKHAKQSGGKGQYGHVVIELSPITAEDRADPKIAPNIKDDFLFINDITGGVIPKEFIPSIEKGLRETITSGPLAGFPVVDVKVKLVFGSYHDVDSSEMAFKLASSMAFKQGFAKAKPVLLEPIMKVEIVTPEDYQGDVMGDVSRRRGVLQGSDTTGDGSASVINAMIPLGEMFGYATSLRSQTQGRATFTMEFDHYEPAPNNIAETVIKKA
- the rpsL gene encoding 30S ribosomal protein S12, coding for MATINQLVRKPRQATTYKSASPALEKCPQRRGVCTRVYTTTPKKPNSALRKVAKVRLTNQEEVISYIGGEGHNLQEHSVVLIRGGRVKDLPGVRYHTVRGSLDASGVAKRRQGRSKYGAKRPKS
- a CDS encoding GTP-binding protein — encoded protein: MAKGKFERTKPHVNVGTIGHVDHGKTTLTAALTKIGAERFGGEFKDYSAIDAAPEEKARGITISTAHVEYESPNRHYA
- the rpsG gene encoding 30S ribosomal protein S7; the protein is MSRKGNTPQRSVLPDPKHGSETIARFINMVMLSGKKSVAEKIVYGAMDVISEKNPNSIELVQKALDNVAPSVEVKSRRVGGATYQVPVEVRSSRKMALAMRWLIDSARKRGENTMPKKLAAELLDASENRGGAIKKREETHRMAEANKAFAHYRW
- the rpoC gene encoding DNA-directed RNA polymerase subunit beta' is translated as MKDLLNLFNQQRQTLDFDAIKIALASPDLIRSWSFGEVKKPETINYRTFKPERDGLFCAAIFGPVKDYECLCGKYKRMKHRGVVCEKCGTEVTLAKVRRERMGHIDLASPVAHIWFLKSLPSRIGLMLDMTLRDIERVLYFEAYVVTEPGLTALERRQLLTEEQFLQARQEHGDDFDAAMGAEAVYELLRTIDLQSEMTRLREEIASTGSETKLKRLTKRIKLVEAFLESGNRPEWMVMTVLPVLPPDLRPLVPLDGGRFATSDLNDLYRRVINRNNRLRRLLELNAPDIIVRNEKRMLQESVDALLDNGRRGRAITGTNKRPLKSLADMIKGKQGRFRQNLLGKRVDYSGRSVIVVGPYLRLHQCGLPKKMALELFKPFVFAKLQRRGLATTIKAAKKLVEREEAEVWDILEEVIREHPVMLNRAPTLHRLGIQAFEPVLIEGKAIQLHPLVCTAFNADFDGDQMAVHVPLSLEAQLEARALMMSTNNILSPANGEPIIVPSQDVVLGLYYMTRALENKKGEGMAFANIAEVKRAYDNRVVELHAKVKVRITEVVTDENGDKQKKSSIVETTIGRALLAEILPEGLPFALANTELTKKNISRLINSSYRQLGLKDTVVFADKLMYTGFAYATRAGVSIGIDDMLIPDEKRGILTEAEAEVLEIQEQYQSGLVTAGERYNKVVDIWSRTNERIAKAMMDTIGTEKVVNAKGETIDQKSMNSLYIMADSGARGSQAQIRQLAGMRGLMARPDGSIIETPIKANFREGLNVQEYFNSTHGARKGLADTALKTANSGYLTRRLVDVAQDVVITEVDCGTTEGLTMTPIVEGGDVVEPLKDRVLGRVVAEDVFLPGNDEDPIVTRNTLLDEAWVAKLEDAGVQSIKVRSTISCESAFGVCGHCYGRDLARGHLVNIGEAVGVIAAQSIGEPGTQLTMRTFHIGGAASRAAAVDNITVKTTGSVKFNNLKSVEHANGSLVAVSRSGEISVLDAHGRERERYKLPYGSMIATKDGDAVKAGQTVANWDPHNHPIVSEVAGFIRFIDFIDGVTVIEKTDELTGLASREITDPKRRGSQAKELRPIVRIVDAKGNDLTIPNTDLPAQYLLPPRSIVNLQDGAAVGVGDVVAKIPQEASKTRDITGGLPRVADLFEARKPKDPAILAERSGIISFGKDTKGKQRLIIKDTDGSEHEELIPKYRQVIVFEGEHVTKGETIVDGEPSPQDILRLLGVEPLAAYLVKEIQDVYRLQGVKINDKHIEVITRQMLRKVEITDQGSSKFLNGEQAERQRVIEENARLTTRNELIARFDPVLLGITKASLATESFISAASFQETTRVLTEAAVRGTSDNLRGLKENVIVGRLIPAGTGLAYHANRRRNASGLTESELQTLAGSPVVAEAAPVAAAAVEAAPEVDSTDE